The following proteins are co-located in the Microcystis wesenbergii NRERC-220 genome:
- the nrdR gene encoding transcriptional regulator NrdR, producing the protein MQCPNCQHTDSRVLESRSSENGQSIRRRRECLQCKYRFTTYERIEFVPITVIKKDGKRESFDRSKLLRGIVRACEKTGIPHSRLEAIVNDIESRLQQDSKREVTSQEIGQLVLEYLRQESEVAYVRFASVYGNFQGIRDFIAALALLQSSEIERAYPSWSQVEEASVITSS; encoded by the coding sequence ATGCAGTGTCCTAATTGTCAGCATACCGATAGTCGCGTTTTAGAGTCCCGTTCCTCCGAAAACGGTCAGAGCATTCGTCGTCGTCGTGAATGCTTACAGTGTAAATATCGGTTCACCACCTACGAGCGCATCGAATTCGTGCCGATCACGGTGATTAAAAAAGATGGTAAACGGGAATCTTTTGATCGCTCTAAATTGCTGCGGGGGATCGTTCGCGCTTGCGAAAAAACCGGCATTCCCCACTCAAGATTAGAGGCGATCGTCAATGATATCGAATCCCGTCTGCAGCAAGACTCAAAACGGGAGGTAACAAGTCAGGAGATCGGTCAATTAGTCCTAGAATACCTCCGGCAAGAATCGGAAGTGGCCTATGTGCGCTTTGCTTCGGTTTACGGCAATTTTCAGGGAATTAGAGACTTTATCGCCGCTTTAGCTCTGCTGCAATCCTCCGAAATCGAACGCGCCTATCCTTCTTGGTCTCAAGTGGAAGAAGCCAGCGTGATCACCTCGTCTTAA